A stretch of Bacteroidota bacterium DNA encodes these proteins:
- a CDS encoding response regulator transcription factor yields MAPPQTNSIFSRQIRVIVVDDHPAIREALAFTIRDKIDMELCGQASSAAEALGMIPDAHPDVAIVDISLKDAHGLDLVQTIRAQHPSVQVLIYSMYDELAYAERAIHVGALGYLAKSEPTRHIVEAIRSVMRGEVYLSRRMTSRILGKVVKEQQNGFIVGKLTDREMAIFRKLGEGADIKMIAKDLNLSRKTVETYRRRVKEKLGLDSVSALMQYAIQWMHGQQQQQKVTASTLH; encoded by the coding sequence TTGATGATCATCCGGCCATAAGGGAAGCACTGGCTTTTACCATTCGAGACAAAATCGACATGGAACTCTGTGGGCAGGCAAGCTCAGCAGCAGAAGCACTTGGGATGATACCCGACGCGCACCCGGATGTAGCGATTGTCGATATCTCTTTAAAAGATGCCCACGGGCTCGATCTTGTACAAACCATCCGGGCGCAGCACCCAAGCGTCCAGGTGTTGATATATTCGATGTACGATGAACTTGCCTATGCTGAGCGTGCCATTCATGTCGGTGCCCTGGGATACCTTGCCAAAAGTGAACCTACGCGGCACATTGTCGAAGCCATTCGCAGTGTTATGCGAGGAGAGGTCTACTTGAGCCGGCGCATGACGTCGCGTATCCTTGGCAAAGTGGTGAAGGAGCAGCAAAATGGCTTCATTGTTGGTAAGCTTACTGATCGTGAGATGGCCATTTTTCGGAAGCTGGGGGAGGGGGCTGATATCAAGATGATCGCCAAGGATTTGAACCTGAGTCGCAAGACGGTTGAAACGTACCGCCGGCGCGTCAAAGAGAAGCTTGGCCTCGACTCTGTTTCAGCGCTCATGCAGTATGCAATTCAGTGGATGCATGGCCAGCAACAACAGCAAAAAGTGACGGCTTCTACGCTGCACTAA
- a CDS encoding glycosyltransferase family 4 protein has product MSTAIVHDWLPVYAGAERVLEQMINVIPQSEIYSLIDFLPDDQRAFLQGKSVNTSFIQRLPFARSKYRNYLPFVPFATEQFNLTEYDVVVSSSYVAAKGVLTTADQMHVSYVHSPVRYAWDLHFQYLKEGGLEKGLKGLLAKIILHYMRIYDVSCSNRVDAYIANSRTVARRIWKTYRRRAEVVYPPVDTDAFSLCEDKEDFYVTASRLVPYKKIDLVVEAFAEMPGKKLVVIGDGPDYDKIAAKATPNVEMLGYQPFDELKRYMRCAKAFVFAAEEDFGIVPVEAQACGTPCVAFGKGGATETILPGETGIFFFEQTTASLKEAVQTLENTYSKLSHTRIRENALRFSVACFQEKFEDAVARAYSEFSSADSN; this is encoded by the coding sequence CTGAGTACTGCAATAGTGCACGACTGGCTTCCAGTCTACGCTGGTGCTGAGCGGGTGCTTGAGCAGATGATAAACGTCATCCCTCAAAGTGAGATATACAGTCTGATTGATTTTCTGCCGGATGACCAGCGCGCATTTCTTCAGGGCAAATCTGTTAACACTTCGTTTATTCAACGGCTGCCTTTTGCCCGGTCCAAGTATAGAAATTATCTGCCGTTTGTACCGTTTGCAACTGAACAATTCAACCTCACCGAATACGATGTGGTTGTTTCTTCGAGTTACGTTGCAGCAAAGGGCGTGTTGACAACCGCAGATCAGATGCATGTCAGTTATGTGCATAGTCCAGTGCGTTACGCCTGGGATTTGCATTTCCAGTACTTGAAAGAAGGCGGACTGGAAAAGGGTTTGAAAGGACTTCTTGCAAAAATTATTCTGCATTACATGCGGATCTACGACGTGTCTTGCTCGAACAGGGTAGATGCTTACATCGCCAACTCACGCACGGTGGCACGTCGTATTTGGAAGACATATCGGCGTCGGGCGGAGGTGGTATATCCGCCTGTAGATACCGATGCTTTCTCACTCTGTGAGGACAAAGAAGATTTCTATGTGACGGCATCACGCCTGGTGCCCTACAAGAAGATAGACCTGGTGGTTGAAGCTTTTGCTGAAATGCCAGGCAAAAAGCTGGTCGTCATTGGCGACGGGCCAGACTATGACAAAATTGCAGCCAAAGCCACGCCAAATGTCGAGATGCTTGGGTATCAACCTTTTGATGAACTCAAGCGCTACATGCGGTGCGCAAAAGCATTTGTTTTTGCGGCAGAAGAGGATTTTGGCATTGTCCCCGTTGAGGCGCAGGCCTGTGGGACACCCTGTGTTGCCTTTGGTAAAGGTGGCGCTACTGAAACGATTCTCCCCGGAGAGACTGGGATTTTCTTTTTCGAGCAAACTACAGCGAGCTTGAAAGAGGCTGTTCAGACTCTAGAAAACACATACAGTAAACTAAGCCATACCCGCATTCGGGAAAACGCGCTCCGCTTTTCGGTGGCGTGTTTTCAAGAAAAGTTTGAGGATGCAGTGGCAAGGGCTTATTCCGAGTTTTCGTCAGCAGATAGCAACTAG
- a CDS encoding exopolysaccharide biosynthesis polyprenyl glycosylphosphotransferase: protein MKVYVEDILAAPIASASVTDTKTTRRSVLNNKKLSTRKRLTQATLVFSDIVALCTVINILIISSMVLGLQLPAVSAVIYAFSLFPLAYMSFGLYRPVLIRPEREILSLCKANLAVIAGLSVPVLFVPQFRVHMVLWLGIAGPLLILIVPFFRVLARIMYARANWWGQAAFVIGNGQEGLEALTTLQRAPELGLKAAAILQDDLQLTHRIGVPAFSSLKLYHSLAKTHQIDNVVVALDPDEEASFLQGHAERPVFKNIYVTRRSEEGQLYIKGLTGNKAAGFNLAGNSFWFMTQAVLKRTADFIGAFVGLILLAPLFASIILLNKLTSRGPVFFMQERMGKDGRLFNVYKFRTMHVDAEAKLQQILDTDPVRRQEYEIFHKLRDDPRITPIGRVLRRYSLDEFPQLINVLVGEMSLVGPRAYLPRELPKMRGLEKEVLKSAPGLTGLWQVSGRNQLSFDERVTIDVDYQKSSSLSLDYYILLKTIPVVLTGNGAG, encoded by the coding sequence GTGAAAGTGTACGTTGAAGATATACTAGCTGCTCCCATTGCCTCCGCTTCGGTGACGGATACCAAGACGACCCGTCGGTCGGTCTTGAACAACAAGAAATTGTCGACCCGCAAGCGTCTGACCCAGGCTACGCTTGTATTTTCAGATATCGTCGCACTCTGTACGGTAATCAACATCCTGATCATCAGTAGCATGGTGTTAGGGTTGCAATTGCCAGCAGTAAGCGCCGTTATCTACGCGTTTTCTCTTTTTCCTCTGGCATACATGAGTTTTGGCCTCTATCGGCCAGTACTTATTCGCCCGGAACGGGAGATTTTGTCGCTTTGTAAAGCGAACCTTGCGGTCATCGCCGGCCTATCGGTACCTGTGTTGTTTGTGCCTCAGTTTCGGGTGCATATGGTATTGTGGCTTGGCATAGCGGGTCCTTTGCTCATTCTGATTGTGCCCTTCTTTCGGGTACTCGCGCGTATCATGTATGCCCGCGCCAACTGGTGGGGACAGGCTGCGTTTGTCATTGGCAATGGGCAGGAGGGGCTTGAAGCCTTGACGACTTTGCAGCGCGCACCTGAGCTTGGCCTCAAAGCAGCAGCAATTTTGCAAGACGATCTACAGCTCACGCACAGAATTGGTGTGCCGGCTTTTTCAAGCCTGAAACTGTACCACTCGCTTGCCAAAACACATCAGATTGACAACGTTGTTGTGGCACTGGATCCTGATGAGGAGGCAAGTTTCCTGCAGGGACACGCTGAGCGGCCTGTATTCAAAAATATTTATGTCACCCGTCGCAGCGAGGAAGGACAGCTCTATATCAAAGGGTTGACGGGTAACAAAGCTGCGGGCTTCAACCTGGCTGGCAACAGCTTCTGGTTTATGACGCAGGCTGTCCTGAAGCGGACAGCAGACTTTATCGGTGCATTTGTGGGGCTTATCCTGCTTGCACCTCTTTTTGCATCAATTATTCTGCTCAACAAGCTGACCTCTCGTGGTCCTGTGTTTTTTATGCAGGAGCGGATGGGTAAAGATGGCCGGCTGTTCAATGTGTACAAGTTCAGAACAATGCATGTGGACGCTGAAGCAAAGTTGCAGCAAATCCTCGATACGGATCCCGTCCGTCGCCAGGAATATGAGATTTTTCACAAGTTGAGAGATGACCCGCGTATCACCCCAATCGGACGCGTGTTACGCCGGTACAGCCTTGACGAATTTCCGCAGTTGATTAATGTGTTGGTTGGAGAAATGAGTCTGGTTGGCCCACGAGCCTACCTCCCAAGAGAATTACCGAAAATGAGAGGACTTGAGAAAGAAGTTCTCAAAAGCGCCCCCGGCTTGACCGGATTGTGGCAGGTCTCTGGTAGAAATCAACTCAGTTTCGATGAGCGTGTTACGATCGACGTTGATTATCAGAAGTCCAGCTCACTTTCCCTTGACTACTACATTCTTCTCAAGACCATTCCTGTTGTTCTAACAGGAAATGGGGCCGGCTAG
- a CDS encoding polysaccharide biosynthesis tyrosine autokinase: MNNLEPRKRSNQQFLPADRPLNGHAAAIPPQPAAGAESTSINFGDILGTILDGKWIILATCILISAGIAAFKLTETKVFEASSLVSINTAKSGSSPIDRLSPYGVDGRTQADELSFLINSGELSKRVASRLRDAAMSLGSDSLFSALRSANGGPTATAEEAAIRLRGMVFFMPAEQSMINMKAVSTSKYEAVRLVNLYAEEYKAIEKERSQARLANARDFTRARLDERRDELTALDYEWEAVVSTGDAITSGSAGEMLLQQYGQLSAKLQTNEIQLETERKLLEHLKGEYARVSPNLVTSVSSGADKEIEALQGRIADLKMEAEEYYMRDPSRRGREAEIPELNDIVTSINHLEGQKNALAEKLVAETLSTGGGSSSTANEPLSYAKQLSGQIIEKEFKISEISLNIGSIRQRITETKEKLDQVPGKMLQQNDVERRRAVVEAGYKTLQQELQQMEIALEHEIGNVSVVREAQFASPVGNNLTQSLVLGLILGLGFGTGIAFLRKAVDRRIQKPSDIKDMGFNLIGVIPEMHPEIKASYGGDELVQYNGGTWNTHLISVLQPSSSIAENYRLTRTNIDFLFEDQPPQVVLITSPESGDGKSVTSVNLAATMAESGRRTLLIDLDLRRPSCHKLLGINRAPGFVDLLMNPGEFLLEEFETSVRDLHFIPAGSTSTRASELVGSSVLRDGLHSLREMFDTIIIDSPPVLAVTDAVVISTLCDATIVVANANATDNQSLTVTRQTLEAVGVNVAGVILNRFNGKNTNMRAYSVYGYDGTYGYSSQLEGAPS; this comes from the coding sequence ATGAATAATTTAGAACCTAGAAAACGCTCAAATCAGCAATTTTTGCCTGCTGACCGGCCTCTGAATGGGCATGCTGCTGCAATTCCGCCGCAGCCCGCTGCGGGTGCCGAGTCCACCTCTATTAATTTTGGGGACATCCTGGGCACTATCCTGGATGGCAAATGGATAATTCTAGCCACTTGTATCCTGATTTCTGCAGGCATTGCTGCATTTAAGCTTACCGAAACCAAAGTTTTTGAAGCCTCTAGCCTCGTTTCTATAAACACGGCCAAGAGCGGGTCTTCACCTATCGACCGCCTCAGCCCGTATGGGGTAGATGGCCGGACGCAGGCAGACGAACTCAGCTTTCTGATTAACTCGGGCGAGCTGAGCAAACGCGTGGCCAGCCGGTTGCGTGATGCTGCGATGAGCCTCGGGTCTGATTCTCTCTTTTCAGCGCTTCGTTCTGCCAATGGGGGGCCAACAGCAACTGCTGAAGAAGCTGCAATTCGCCTCCGCGGTATGGTTTTCTTTATGCCCGCTGAGCAGAGTATGATAAACATGAAGGCGGTAAGCACCTCAAAGTATGAAGCTGTACGCCTCGTTAATCTTTACGCAGAAGAATACAAGGCAATCGAAAAAGAGCGTAGCCAGGCACGGTTGGCCAATGCACGCGACTTTACCCGAGCACGCCTCGATGAGCGTCGCGATGAACTGACGGCGCTCGATTATGAGTGGGAGGCTGTCGTGAGTACAGGAGATGCCATTACTTCCGGCTCTGCTGGCGAAATGTTGTTGCAGCAATACGGACAGCTTTCCGCGAAACTGCAAACCAACGAAATTCAGCTTGAAACCGAGCGTAAATTACTGGAGCATCTGAAAGGTGAATACGCCCGCGTATCCCCGAACCTGGTGACTTCCGTAAGTTCTGGGGCTGACAAAGAAATTGAAGCGCTTCAGGGGCGAATTGCCGACCTGAAAATGGAGGCTGAAGAGTATTACATGCGCGACCCGTCGCGCCGAGGCCGGGAGGCTGAGATTCCTGAGCTCAACGATATTGTAACAAGCATCAACCACCTGGAAGGCCAGAAAAACGCACTTGCAGAGAAGTTGGTAGCAGAGACGCTTTCAACCGGCGGTGGCTCATCAAGCACGGCCAATGAGCCATTGAGCTATGCCAAACAGTTGAGCGGTCAGATCATCGAAAAAGAGTTTAAAATCAGCGAAATTTCCCTAAACATCGGTTCTATTCGGCAGCGCATCACGGAAACCAAAGAGAAGCTTGACCAGGTGCCCGGCAAAATGCTGCAACAGAATGATGTTGAGCGCCGGCGTGCTGTTGTTGAGGCGGGATACAAAACGTTGCAGCAGGAGCTTCAGCAAATGGAAATTGCACTGGAGCACGAAATTGGGAATGTGTCAGTTGTAAGAGAGGCCCAGTTTGCTTCTCCTGTTGGCAATAACCTGACCCAAAGCCTGGTGCTGGGCTTAATTCTCGGCCTCGGATTTGGTACGGGTATCGCGTTCTTGCGCAAAGCCGTTGATCGCCGTATTCAGAAGCCGAGCGACATCAAAGACATGGGCTTCAACCTGATTGGTGTTATTCCGGAGATGCACCCGGAAATCAAAGCGTCTTACGGTGGCGACGAGCTGGTACAGTACAATGGCGGTACGTGGAATACACACTTGATTTCTGTACTGCAACCCAGTTCTTCGATTGCAGAGAATTACCGCCTGACGCGTACGAATATCGATTTCCTGTTTGAAGATCAGCCGCCCCAGGTGGTGCTGATCACCAGCCCCGAATCAGGGGATGGCAAATCGGTGACTTCGGTTAACCTGGCCGCAACCATGGCTGAGAGTGGTCGGCGGACGCTGTTGATTGACCTCGATTTGCGCCGGCCATCGTGCCACAAATTGCTCGGCATCAACCGTGCACCCGGTTTTGTAGATCTGCTTATGAATCCCGGAGAGTTCTTGTTAGAGGAGTTTGAAACGTCGGTACGCGATCTACACTTTATTCCAGCAGGAAGTACCTCCACACGGGCTTCCGAACTGGTTGGCTCGTCTGTGCTACGTGATGGGCTGCATAGCCTGCGCGAAATGTTTGATACCATTATCATCGATTCCCCGCCTGTGTTGGCAGTTACGGATGCCGTTGTTATTTCCACACTGTGTGATGCAACGATCGTTGTTGCCAACGCAAATGCAACCGACAACCAATCGCTGACTGTTACACGTCAGACGCTGGAAGCTGTTGGCGTAAATGTTGCTGGGGTTATCCTAAACCGTTTTAACGGGAAAAACACGAACATGCGTGCCTACTCCGTTTACGGCTACGATGGTACCTATGGCTACTCTTCTCAACTGGAGGGCGCCCCAAGTTAG